In a genomic window of Bemisia tabaci chromosome 1, PGI_BMITA_v3:
- the LOC109034630 gene encoding uncharacterized protein, which yields MVSAVNAGSRSENTPKLWAYRNGNGNGNGNGSIHHGFMSSSPPGSSPPSSSPPSFSPIASPHPFKTLRRSNSSSVFLLDRRIQSPSPPPIADNRSLLGCIFGSLPVRFFVFLRNLAATVIYLIWSQVFLIGPTLWISCVLWFWCKCISIPLAIVKWILTVMFTSASERARKKRTVLISGGSSIQALHLARNFYSAGARVVVCEVSGLFGLARFSTAVHRFYTLPRPSGERGEEYVEAVRRIVEKEKVSWYIPVSASNTAYYDALLKPQLEAMKCTCFCPGLKEVCTLDDTHEVLKKCRSEGMATPNFYPIACKDDIIRLYENGTLRSGRHYMVSIGVQGCRERIKLNVPNSRKDFRVSHLVTEQRPWLIVQDYPGERFVTCTTVEDSVVVANVTCRVDRADGGLVPLEHAEINQWLQQFFNKLRFLRPITGHISFRFVVSSVSGSIVPVGCRVGVSLPYICYTSVHTRIVWKPCRHFNRQVSGPLVLNSGRYWMHETVFNTIRQPGLLSVVRLLGTVLDKREALFAYWDPLPYCAYYHLQLPFNHLVKFVTGEKRVALGSSRTILQRTMTQPRLQ from the coding sequence ATGGTGAGCGCAGTGAACGCGGGCTCGCGGAGCGAGAACACCCCCAAGCTTTGGGCCTACCGCAACGGGAATGGCAACGGTAACGGGAACGGAAGCATACACCACGGTTTTATGTCCAGTTCGCCCCCTGGGAGCTCCCCCCCAAGCAGCTCCCCGCCGTCATTTTCTCCAATCGCATCTCCGCATCCCTTCAAAACTCTGCGACGCTCCAACTCTTCCTCCGTGTTCCTTCTGGACCGGCGAATCCAGTCTCCGTCACCGCCACCCATAGCCGACAATCGCTCCCTCTTGGGCTGCATCTTCGGATCCCTCCCGGTGCGGTTCTTCGTTTTCCTCCGAAACCTCGCCGCGACGGTGATCTACCTGATCTGGAGCCAAGTTTTCCTCATCGGTCCGACACTCTGGATTTCGTGTGTGCTATGGTTCTGGTGCAAGTGCATCTCCATTCCCCTCGCGATTGTGAAGTGGATCTTAACCGTGATGTTCACCTCCGCGTCGGAGCGCGCCCGCAAGAAACGGACCGTCCTCATAAGCGGCGGGAGCAGTATTCAAGCCCTCCACCTGGCGCGCAACTTTTATTCAGCCGGCGCTCGGGTTGTCGTCTGCGAAGTGTCCGGTCTCTTCGGCCTGGCCCGCTTCTCCACGGCCGTCCACCGCTTCTACACGCTCCCGAGGCCGAGTGGGGAGCGCGGCGAGGAGTATGTCGAAGCTGTGCGCAGGATCGTGGAAAAGGAGAAAGTATCTTGGTACATACCGGTGAGCGCCTCTAACACGGCCTACTACGACGCCCTTCTCAAACCCCAGCTGGAGGCCATGAAGTGCACCTGCTTCTGCCCGGGGCTCAAGGAGGTGTGCACGCTCGACGACACCCACGAAGTGCTCAAGAAGTGCCGCTCGGAAGGGATGGCCACGCCCAACTTCTACCCGATTGCCTGCAAAGACGACATCATCCGGCTCTACGAGAATGGGACCCTCCGCTCAGGGCGACACTACATGGTGAGCATCGGCGTCCAGGGCTGTCGAGAGCGAATTAAACTCAACGTCCCCAATTCGAGGAAAGACTTCCGGGTCTCACACTTGGTGACGGAGCAGCGCCCTTGGTTGATCGTTCAAGATTACCCAGGAGAACGGTTCGTGACGTGCACCACGGTCGAGGACTCGGTCGTCGTCGCTAATGTGACGTGTCGCGTGGATCGTGCCGACGGGGGCCTGGTGCCCCTGGAGCACGCCGAGATCAATCAGTGGCTTCAGCAGTTCTTCAACAAGCTACGGTTCCTCCGTCCGATCACGGGGCACATCAGCTTCCGCTTCGTCGTGTCCTCGGTTAGCGGTTCTATCGTCCCCGTGGGCTGCCGTGTTGGCGTGAGCCTCCCATACATCTGCTACACGAGTGTGCACACGCGGATCGTGTGGAAGCCGTGTCGGCACTTCAATCGACAAGTCTCCGGACCGCTCGTCCTCAACTCCGGCAGGTATTGGATGCACGAGACCGTGTTCAACACAATTCGGCAACCGGGACTTCTGTCCGTGGTCCGGCTTCTCGGCACTGTTCTCGACAAGCGCGAGGCGCTATTTGCCTACTGGGATCCTCTTCCCTACTGCGCCTACTACCATCTCCAGCTCCCGTTCAACCATCTCGTCAAGTTTGTCACCGGTGAGAAGCGGGTGGCGTTGGGATCCTCTCGAACCATCCTTCAAAGGACGATGACGCAACCAAGGTTGCAGTGA